CATTTCAATTTCATCTAAATTATTTAGTTATCCCTACACTAGTTTTAACTTTTTTCTTAATTAACTTTGGGAAAATATGTACATTTTAGTCTttgataattatatttttacgaTTTGGATATTTCTGTgttaaattttagttttaattaattatttttatttttaaaaaaatttaatttattatacgaCATGACATTGATATGACATTTGTAGACATTTATAACGAGGTGTCAATATTTCAGGTGTTAAAGACAAAAACTGAAATGTATAAGATAAGTAAATTAGAATGACAGAGAGGTAAATATggataataaaaaaatgataaaaatttgtttGAGAATGTCTCACGGGATGTTTTTGGTTggatgaatatcttatttgggtcatccatgaaaaaatattattttttatgataagaatattattttttattgtgaatatcggtaaaattgatccgtctcacagataaatgttcgtgagatcgtatcacaagacacttaaaaaaaatataatttgatattgaTATATGTGCATGTAttcaattcatatttattgTAGGAAACAACCGAGCCGAATAAATTTCGACACCAATTAATGGGAGTCCGCTTCTTCAGATTCATCCTCTTCACATGGCAgaaaataatatcataaaaacaaacaatttatttatattcaagaaaacaaaagaGAGGGTTGCGTAAGTTCTTCCTTTGCATGGTCATTGTTTCTTCACCACTCTCTTAGAACTTGTAATTTCGTAGTTGAGCTGATATATGGATATAATTATTTTCCTAATATTTGTTTCAAAGGAACCGATTTTTCCCAAATATATGCTGGATCCGTTCTTTTCGGAATCTGTGTTTCAATCCTGGATCGGTTTGGCGGTATCAGATTGTGCATTGGTGTTGGGTTAACTCACGCATGCAAGGCTGATGCAGAAGTTGGGTGAAAAAGTCATTATTCTTGAATCTGGGATTCAATTTCTTGCTTTTACTTTCATCCTTTTACATCCTCATGTTAAATTCCTTTACTTTATCCTGCAAACTAAAAGGGTATTGATTGCTTTATGTATTTTGTCCTAATCATATTTTTTGTTCAATAAAAATCTTGAACACCGGTAGTTTTGAGGGCTGTCATGAAGTTAAAAATGGTTCTGACTCATAAATCACTGTTCGTTTTGTTCTTGATGACATCCGCATTGCTCGTATTATCTAGGCTTTTAGTGCTTAGATCGAATGGACGCCCTCTCTCTTTTGATCTTAGTATATTACCAAACTCAAAGCTTCTTGCAATGGCGGAGAATGAGCATCATAATAAATCCCCGCTAATTAGTGCTTCAAAGGGTGAAAAAAAAGAgacaaaaaatgatatttcaagAAAAAGTGATTCTAATAGGCAAGTTCTCAAGGTTTTTATGTATGACTTGCCCTCAGAATTTCATTTTAGCCTCTTGGGTTGGAAAAGGAAGCGGAAGAGTGTCTGGCCGAATATCCGGGCAGGGGTCCCTGAGTACCCCGGTGGATTAAATTTGCAGCATAGCATAGAGTATTGGCTGACTTTAGATCTCTTGAACTCAGAATTTGCCGACAATCTGGGATGCCGTAGTGCAATAAGAGTACACAATTCTAGCCAAGCTGATGTGGTGTTTGTTCCCTTTTTTTCATCCATAAGCTATAACCGATACTCGAAGCTGAAGCCTGGCCAGAAAAGTATAAATAACTTTTTACAGCAGAAATTGGTTCAGTTTTTGACGGAGCAGGAGGAGTGGAAGAGGTATGGGGGAAAGGATCACATAATTGTTGCCCACCATCCGAATAGTCTTTTGGGTGCAAGAACGAAGCTGTGGCCTGCAATGTTCATTCTTGCGGATTTCGGAAGGTACCCTTCAACTGTTGCTAACGTTGAGAAGGATGTGATTGCACCTTACAGACATATGATCAGAAGCTATGTGAACGACTCATCTGGTTTCGATAGTCGTCCAACTTTGCTATATTTCCAGGGAGCTATATACCGAAAAGATGTAAGGTACCTCTGTCCCTTTAAAAATGTATATGCATGTTCTTGGTGATTCTGATTGTGATTAGCttcttttttcaaaaaaaaaaaattagtaagtATTGATCATACGTGGTTATTTCATtcgaaagttttttttttatattagagAATCAACTCTGAAAAGTTTATTAGACTTTTATAATTAATCGTTCTACGCCAACTTAAGTTTGATTCTAAATTTATTTCTAGTATGCTTTTTTGAGGTGTTTCGGAGTTCATAGAATCTATGAGCCATTACAATTCTGTGCATTTTAGTTCACCGGGTTCTTGTTGAAAGTTGTGAACATATGTATGAAAAGGAGGCTTTCTTTTCTTAGCAAATAAAATTCTTTGATTGGCAAGATCAAGactctgtgccgctgatccagcaGAACTTTGAGAGTCACGTGAAAATGCACTGAGCGTAGCATGAAAATTGTCTGTTTTGATCAAATTGAAAGCTATGTTACACTTGTGTTCCTTAGCTAAAGCCTATAGAACATTTCTTTAGATTTGATGCGGGATAGGAGTATTGTTATCTATTTATGTGTGACGTTCTCACAATTTTGTCATTCTCAGGGAGGAATGATCCGGCAGGAGTTGTTCTATATGTTACAAAACGAGAAAGACGTGCATTTCTCATTTGGCAGTGCCCAAAAGAATGGAGTTGACGAGGCGTCCCAGGGCATGCACTCCTCCAAATTCTGCCTCAACATAGCAGGCGATACTCCCTCGTCAAACCGgctttttgatgccatagctaGCCACTGTGTCCCAGTggttataagtgatgaaattgAGCTTCCTTATGAAGATGTTCTTAACTATTCTGAATTCTGTGTGTTTGTACGTACATCAGATGCCCTCAAAGAAAACTTCCTCTTAAACCTCATCAAGAACATCAGCAGGGAGGAGTGGACTAGAATGTGGAAAAGGCTAAAGGAAGTTGAAAGGTTTTTCGAGTTTCGGTACCCATCTCAAGATCAAGATGCTGTTCAGATGATATGGCAGGCGTTTTTGCGGAAGGTTCCCGCTGTAAAAAGGGAAATTCACAAGTCCAGGCGGTTTACAAGAACCACTTTGCCTGCAGAAGGGCTTATGTCTTTTCATGTGCCAAATTTTTTTCGAAATAGCTAATCTTGTATAAGCAGGTTTTGATATTTTCTCTTGCGTTTCCTGAATTCGATTTCGGCTACTCAAGAAAATGCTAATGGAATCGAATCCGTGTACCATGGAAGTTACAGCAAATTGAAACTGGATATTTGCTGCAATGTGGAAACTTGCAGAATATTGTGCAAGAACTTACAGAGTAGAAGTGATCCATTTTCAGAATTTGACATGGCTTTGTTTTTTTACCACTTCTTCCCAAAAAGATACTGAAAAAATGAAACTACGTGGATAAGAAAATGGTATTTTGTTGTAAAACTTCACTCCATCATAAACTTGCATTTATGAAttcaataattataattaactcaccaacattgaaaaataaaagcttGGCTTGTCAcattgaaaattatgaaaatgaaattCCATAATAATAATGAAAGCTACAGaaacatttgatttatttcaatTCTGTTTCGACAAGTCACGATACTCTCAAAAGAAGACAGCTACAGAGCTTTGGATTATATAAGATAACAAAATCCGATGGACTCTCCCACCAATAGGTAAGGAATTAACCTCGTGTGGAATTAGTGCTCTTTAGGACATTAAGATTACTaaactccaaaaaaaaaaacaacaactaTCAATCCATACGAACAAAtaataaagtttttaaaaagaaaatttataattttgacAAAAAATTGAAATCTCAAGGCAttaattctaaaaaaaattacattatttttatataaaatattttcgaaTATTTATATTTGGTTTTGCAAAATTCTCATTTTTAGTGAACCCGTGACCAAACCCACCCATTCGCAGTTTCTGTACAATTTTCACAAACATGCAGTGTTCTTCCTTACATGTTATTATGAAAGCGATAGACAGAAAATAATTTCTGAAAAGATGTATTTTGTACCTTCCTATTTTGATTTAtaacaatataattatattttcattttttgtttttaaaaagagTACGAGCCTCTGCAAGATTGGGTTATAAGCTTGATTAAATATCTTTTTGGGGTCCAAAAGTTTGCATCACTAGCCTTAGATCCATCATACATGACCCTGTAAATCAAGACTCTTGGTACTAAATACTAAAATTATATACAATGTAGTAAACATCATTGTCACATGTGAATGACTGTAATAAACACAGATGATAAAAAGCAAAATGATGTTTGGTAAGATGCCGACTTCCTTAATTATTGGGGCTTAGAAGGAGTCACCAATCTTGAACAAATCAAACACCCATTACCAACTTTAGGAAAAGAAAGCAAAAGTATATGGCCAACAGACCAATACCCAAACATTTCTCCAACTCCATGTTGTTCTTTGATAGTATCACAAGTGCCCAAAGCAATCCTGCCATTAAGAACCCCAAAGTTTCATACAAATCACTACTCTTAGGGATGACATAACCAGACGGGAATTCGCTCCATGCTGCGAACACGAGGGACAATCCCAAACCGATCAATGTGTTGAACAATGGGCCTGCGTAGCAACCGGAGATGGCGATTTGAGCCCCATCCGGCCCGCCTTTCAGTGCCAGGGTTAGATTTGCTATTAGATCCCCTATTGAGTTCCCCCATGCTAGAACTGTGAGCCCCAAGATTGAAGGGCTTATTCCAATGATACTTGCTAATGAAATCAACAGAGAAACTAATTCCTCTGCAAGGACATACGCCCAAGTGATGCTCATCAAGAACCCCCCTGCCAGCCAAAGGAATAGGAATCTCTTTGGTGGCCCTGACttgtttgtgaaaaataaagTAAGATTCCCAAGAAGGATCCCTATCAAACTCGCTGATACGCAAACTGGCAAGCAGGCCTCAGCACTCGCAGCTACTTCtgttgtgttccaaatggttgcTAATAGAATTGGTGCTAGTGTCACAGAACACACAGCAAACGGTTTAGACCATTTTTCTTCGCTAACAACAGGAATTGTCAGCCTCATTGGCAAGAAAAGTGGCAGTTCCAAGATGTAAACTGCCCACTTCCAGAAATTAGAACATGTTGGTGATGAATTGCTACTCAAGATTCCTGTTAATATTGGTACATGAACACCGGATTGAACACCTTGTTTTTTTGATACGTGGCAGCCCTTTTCTTCATCAACATAGCCAAGTAAGGGTGAAGTCGCTGTTGCACCAAATTCATCAAGAACCGGGGGATTGATCACTACCCTTGTATTCTTACTATAAAAGTAATGCATGGCAGAAACCACAGCAATGTATAGTATATAAATACACACAAAACACACTGCAGACCACAAGGTAACCCTTCCAAATATGGTGAGCATTAACAAACAACATAGAgtaaaaagaaagaagagaaTATCCCTCACGAAACTCGTTTCGTCCACCTTAACATGGCGTGAAGAAATCAAAATACTCAGGACACCCACGACAAAACACGACACGAACAAAGCACCTCCCAACACACCGTTCAGTCCAACCTCCCCCGCTCCCGAATGCATAAAAGAAATTATACTCGAGAAGACATCATTAGCTCCATTCCCGAGTGGGAGAAGAGTTGTTCCAGCTATGGTAGGGGGAAGTTTCAGCAATCTTGAAAGGTTTTCAACAGAAGGGCAGAAGTATTCAGCTGTCGTGTTCCCCAAAACACAGAACAGAACGACGAGAGACAGGCAAAGAATTGCATATCCAAGAACAGGCGTATCGCTGCACGTACAGTAAAATATTTCAAGGTAGTTAAAGTACCCTTCACCAGAACAAGAACCGTGCGTCCTCACGTATGCACACTTTGATCTGTAATCTGCAAAACTCTGAAAACCGGTGCAACTGTCACTGCTTTCACCCGTTTTTTGGTGATTCTGAAGGTGATGAAAAGCTATAGAAATGGGATTCTTGGATTGATCAGAATAATTTGATACGACAAAGAATGAGATCAAAAAGAGGAAAGACAGGCCGAGGAAGAGAGAAATTGCTGGATTCCTGTGTTTGGGTGTTAATTTGAAATACTCCATTCGAATGCAAGTATGACAGGAGAATACTTACAATTCTGAGGCAAATACACTAGGATTTCAACGTTATAAAGTCGAGGAATTTTGGTATTTTGCGGGTTAGGATTGTTTGGTGGAGGTGTTTAGATTGACGTTGGTTGAGAGCTCTTCTATCACTGAAAAAATGATTGTCGTGGAATTACAAATTCACAGGATCGGAACATGACAAGTATATACACCTGTCATTGCCTAATTCGGCCATGGTTTGTTTGTACAAAAGAAGAATCGAAACGCTAAGTTCCATTGGTTCTATACGTAAATCAAGAGGAAGAGGATAGCATGCATTGAGTCGTGGCTCGTGAATTGCCATCAAACAGGTCGTGGAAATCAGGATTTCAGtctgattttatgcatgttgcAGTGTCCTtcaattgaataatttattttcaaatgtaAAGTAGAATCATACCAACAGCTAGACAATATCTGATTCTACCTGTATTCATGAACAAATGAGATCCATATATGTTTCTCATTTCTTGCACAAACAACACCAGCTCTTTTAAGTATATTTGAGTATATTCAAATACATTCGAGAATGTTggtttttttctaaaaaatttgatcaATACTATTTTACCAACTATCCCTCGTTTAAACGGATTTGGTTCATCTACTGTGTTGAAAAGACACCATTTGGTGCTGTGCATTTTTCACACGTGATGATCACTTAATCAGCTTGTGGACATCACATCATAtaagataaatttaaaaagtttTCAGATTAAACGAGATGATCACGTAATCATCCGTTTAGACCCCATTTTCTATCTAAATAAATGTGTAGACTATTTCATGATTTTTACATTTTCTTGCATGCGTTTTAACCAAACATACAAAATATAAttgaagtttttttttatatatataaaaacttaaattatctttttcaaaaaaaaaaaatcgcatAAACGACTTTGCGGAGGTAGAACGCGAGTATGGTTCGCATTGTAAAAACTTTAGGGTGTGACAACAAGACGAACCGGAGACATTCGTAGGTAACAGGTAAAAAGGAGCTCGGAGAAATCGAGGACCTCTCCTAGAAAAATCGTTGAAAAATTCAATTCCGGAGGAAGCTACTTTTTAATTATACATACACAGTAATTGTAAGGAAAgaaaaattgggaaaaatggaTTGTGCTCTGAATATAGCGCCTTCTTCCATTTGTTCATTGGCTTCCTCATCAAATTATCAGGGTAATCGAAGGAGTTCGAGGTTAATTCAAAAAATAGTGTGCGAAAAACACAAGAACGACCCCGCTTCGCGCTCTTTCTCTGCTTCTAGTCGGATTCAGGTATGAGATGTCTAGGAATATTTGTAGACATTATTATGTACTCGAATGGTTGGTTTTCTGAGCAATTACCTCCCAAATACACGCATTTGGATGGGTTCTATTACCAAAAAATTCAACCTTGATCGCTGTACCTGTAACTTAATGAGTCCTGGAGCTGAGAAACTCTTTTCTATGTTTATGCTTATATTTGTTTGGAACtggaaaattatgattttgcaGACAGTGCCAAGGGCGATTGGGAATGTGCACCGGCAAAGAAGCAATCTTGAGTCACTTTTTTGTTATGATAAGCCTATCCCGGAGGAAATAATTGAAACGCCGATTGGATTATCCATTGTTGAGAAAAATATCGGAGATAATCCCCGTTGCGCAATTTGTGAGGCTAAAGGAGCTGTTCTTTGCACCACTTGTCTGGGATCGGGCTTATACGTGGACTCTATCTTGGAAAGTCAAGGAATCATCGTAAAAGTTCGTTGTTTAGGTAACAATCGACCTTATTTTCTCAACATTCTGGATTgggatattttaattttaatgaaGCAAGAAATACTTGCATCTGCAGATTATGTATTTAAATATTGGCCAGGAATGGAAACTTATGCAAAAAATGAGGGTCTTTTCGCAATGTATAGATTGtagttatgaatgtttatataGGACTAATTTAGATTTGTATTGTCATGCAAGGTTGACATTGATGATTGTTGAAGTCTGTTTTGAAAAATTGAAGTTggctttcatatttttttttgtgcTATGCTAGAGTAGTTAATAACATTAAAATTTTTAGCTAGAATTATCTTATACACTTAATTTTCAGAGCTAGTGATGCATGTGAAATTGAGGCAGGAACTAATTATTCAGATTTGTCAGATTGGTAAAAGAAAGTTACAATACTCAAACTTAACTCATCAATTTCACTTGTGCGCTGGCTTTCTTATTTCTCTGGCGTTGTTGCAGTTGAACTATGTTCAACAAGGACGTCTTTCTTTGCTTAAGAAACCTCGAGTTTCCTTGAACAACACATTCTATTTTTTGTTTAGGGAATTAATCATTGTATATAGATGGGATTGTTAAACCATGGATTTTTCTATTTTATCATCGGATCAATGTTCTAAAAGTTGGCCTAGGCGTTGGTCGATTGCACCGAAAAAGTGTCAGTCAGCCAGCCTAGGCAGCCTTAGGCggcttttagtttttttttttttgttttgttttttttaatttttgtgctTTTAATTTAAAAgcttaatttaaaaaatgaaaggTAATTTTTTTATAGGTCCTAAATCAAAGTCCAACAAAAAATACGATTTGTTGGTATGTCTTAACACCCCTAACTTCTTCTGCGTTTGTGATCTAAAGTGACAGAACTTTGTGAGGATGATTTTTCATTCGAAGAAGAGGGGGATCACAACGATGATATTGAGTTTGTGTACGATAATGAATAAGTTGTTGAAAATTATGGAGAAGATGAAGTGAAGTAAATTTGTGATATTCTATTAGTTGTGTAATTTTGAAggcattttaaatttgattatattgTGTTTGAGTTATGTGATTTATTATGTTGATACATTGGAATCTGCCTAACTGCGCCTAGTCTCCTCCTAGACGAATTTTAGAACTTTGCATCTGATATGATGAACCTATTGCGAAATTGAGCATAAAAATCGATTTTCTCTCACTGGCCTGGGCATCAGCTTAGATAGAGCACAGAATTGAAAATGCTTTGATCAAAGTCTGATGTAGAGATCTTTTTCTACAGTACAGTGCCAATTAGCATCTTTCTCTGAGTGTCTATTTGCTTTAAACAGGTGAAATTTTGTAGCAATTTTTTGAAGTTATGTAGCTTTGTTACATCTTTGAACTAGTAATATTCCATTTTTCTTCTATTTGGTTAAAACTTCCAAGTTTGTGTATGATTTGTGGTTTAGAATGTGAGCGATTGTTGAAAACTCTGATTTTACCCGATTATGGACGCAGGTTGTGGTGGAACTGGGAATACAATGTGTTCAGATTGTGGTGGTCGTGGTCATCTTTGACATGCTTGATGCATAAGGTTTGCTTCTTGTTTTGCACTTTTATTAGCTGTGATCGGGGATGTGGCAGCTACAAAAAAATCCCAGTTGTTCGAGATAGACAGAGTTGATCTATGGAAAGGCTGGCCCTTCATCTTCCTGTTTGTATTTTTGTATTTCATTTCCCATCAAGTGTAATTTCCATTTCTGTCCAAACtctgtgtattttctataatactCTGCTAGTATGTGTTTTTGGCCGAAGAGAATCACCTTCCACATACATTTTACCCTCGAACAGTTCCCTCCAGACCATTTGGAATCGAATCTGAGGGTCTTTGTGTCCATTTTTATTCTTAAaagtaataaaatatcaaaattatatattatatatatgagcTTTGTTTTGGTGAGTATCCACTACCGTGAGTATCAATAAAGTTTCATCGTGTACATTCAATAGATTGTGAGatggtcttacgaatctttatctgtgagacggatcaactctaccgatattcgcaataaaaagtaatattcgtCTTATAAAACACGAcatgtgagatcgtttcacacaaTTTGTTTAATTGGGACACATGTAGCCATGTTCTATTCATGTAAAAAGCCTTAAAAAACAAGATCTGGTTACACAATTTATTATCGTTGTTATTTTATAATGAAAACGATTTATTTTTTCAGTAAAGTAATAAATATCGATTGAAGCGGTGAGGTTCATGTGCATCCGTAGAATCCACCGACAAGTCAATGGTACTACATCCTATCGATCTAACGGCTAACTTAGAGTTGTTTAATCGTGTGGTTGAAAATGAAAGTTCAACTGTCCATTGCCGTAATAACACATCACTCATAAAAAGCGGCAGTTGGAGGAGACTTTCCCTTCCAAGAAAGCAACGCCAATATTCATCCACACTCGTGTTTTTTAGCCCAAAGCCCTTGgtgttttttatattatattttttcgaACGATCTCGTCACATTCAGATTGATTTATCCTATTAATACGATAAAAGTTATTATGTGGGTAATATGATTTACCATCTAAGAGTAGCAAATGCGagtttttcttatatatattattatttagctcgaaataaaattatatattttattatttttatcggTTCGTcttctattattttattaaatgttttaaaagacCTTTTAAATACTAATTCTGAAATCAAGCCATCCTCCAATCTGTTCCGATGGATGCCAAAATCTTGATGGTCTCCTTCACCCTAACGTCCCTTCTCTTCTTCCTCCTCTACACGACCACCAAACAAGCACACCCCATCACTATTTTCAGACCAGCTAAAACCTTAATCGTCCCGAAACACGAGAACCCATATCCAGTCTCATTCGCATACTTGATCTCAGCCTCAGAAGGAGACACCATGAAGCTCAAGCGTCTCATGCTGGCACTCTACCACCCTGGGAACCATTACTTGATCCATTTGGATTCCAGCGCGCCGGAGGAAGAACATCAAGAAATCGCGAGATTTGTGTCGAGCAATCGTGTTTTTGGTGAAGTTGGGAATGTTTGGGTCGTGGAGAAGGCTAATCTTGTGACTTACAGAGGCCCGACCATGCTTGCTACCACTCTCCATGCAATGGCGATGCTTTTGAGGACTGCCAAATGGGATTGGTTCATTAATCTCAGTGCCTCTGATTATCCATTGGTTACTCAAGATGGTACGGTGAGTGAACCATCttccgaattttttttaaaaaagaattgaatatgaatatattgaAGTAGTCAACTGATAAACTTTTTTGGCTTTGATTTCATACATACAGTGTTTTAATTTACTCTTTTATTTTAGAGAATATTCATTATCCCATAATTGCTTGCAGATCTGATTCACGCCTTCTCTAATCTGCCAAAAGATCTGAACTTCATACAACACAGCAGCCACTTGGGCTGGAAAATGTAAGAataatttttctcattttaCTGGTTTAATTTGCTTTGCTTCAAAGTTCGGCAACTGGCATCAATACCAACACACGctgttgtttaaaaaaaataaaaaccatTTGCAGGAATAAAAGAGGGAAGCCGATAATTATGGATCCTGGTTTGCACAGTGTAAATAAATCAGAGATTTGGTGGGTTATCAAGCAAAGAAGCTTGCCCACTGCCTTCAAGCTTTACACAGGCTAGTTTCACTTTCTCATCTCTACAATTTTCTTGATTCTATATTCTTTTGCTCTCTCTGTTTGTGGAATTTTAGTGACATCCAAATAGACAGCTCATGTGGAATTCTGATCTATACACCAGCACCTTTAAAAAAGTTGCTCCACTTCTATTTAGGTTGTCTGGTTAGTGCATGATCTgtcaattatatatttttcatgaatttacAAATGGAAGTGtactaattaattatatatgaaCATTCGGGATTTCTATaacattattttatatatatcgAGTATAGATCGCTCACGCGAGAGGGAGATAATCAATGTCCAATTAAATTCACCAAACATATATGTATAAAAATGATTTGAATGAAATTCAGAGATAATTAAAGATTGGTTTCGAGATAAAGCTCGTTCAATCTTCTTTCAGTGGttaaagaaataattattcTATGGTTGAATGTCGATGTCAAAGCATAATAAACTAGAAATTGGGCTGCTTGATGTTGTTGGGCATTTTGTGCACATGCTTCTTCACTCATTAAATTATGGTccctaatttttcatattgACCCTCCTCCATAGTTGTCAATCGCGCATAGCGTCCCATAGCGCAAAGATTGCCCGTGGCTATAACGCATAACGAATAGCGTAGCGAGCGTTATTTGAAAGTAAAGCgccataaatatataaatttataatatatagcaTATAGTAACATCAATTCAAAAATCTTAATTTCAACATAATATTCCATCAACTTTAATTGTAAAATACTAGaacttgaaattattttaagttttttcatTGAAATATCATAGAAGAcacaaaaataaaacaagaaatgcataaaaatataatttccagCAAAAACATAAGTAAGTACATGCCAAAAAAgccaaaattagaaaaaaaaaaaaaaaaaaaaaagacagaaAAAATAAGCATGTAGCTTCGTTTTGCAATAGCGCCGCTATTTCAGCTATCACGATTGTCGCTATAGTGCCAATAGCGAGGATAGCGAGCGCTATTGCAAAGTCCATGGCGCGTAGCGGTGTGGTGTCGCTTCGCCACGCTATTCGCTATAGCGAGTGCTACGGGGACTATTGACAACTATCAGGGCAGAGCTAGTGTGCCCGGGTGGTCCAAAAAATTTTACATAAatttatatgtaattttttgtataattttggataaatttgatattagtccgggtagattaatttaaaatattaaatattttagagtttaaaattctagcccGGGTAGAATCGGATTCGTGGCTCCGCCACTGCCCTCCTCTCGAAATTCTTATTATCGATTTTGAAATGGTATTGCTCGAAATTTTTAGCTTTTTTATTCGTTAATATATGTCGTTCTCAACTTACTTTCAAGAATTTAGACATAGAGAATGAAACAATAAGAGGTGAGAAACTCAATAGGGATTTAGGGGGAGAGACTTTAGTTTATCAGTTTCTGCTTGCTCGATGGTAAGGGACGAGTTGCATTTTTGGTCTTACATATTTTCTTCTTCACATTTTGGTATTATTTGTTgtctaatttcagttttagttcgtatttttgtaattttaatattttttctgacTTGACACGATGTGACGTTGACACACTGATGCATATATTGTTATATCAACATTccagataaaaaaatattaaaactgcTAAAAAATGATTAATACTAAAATTTGagaacataaaataataaactcttaaatacattaaaaaaaaaaatttgcagcTTTCCCGATCTTAATGTTAACGTGGTGTATTTACACAGGTTCGGCATGGACAATTCTATCACGATCCTTGGCCGAGTACTGCATAATAGGATGGGACAATCTTCCAAGAACCCTACTCCTCTACTACACCAACTTTGTCTCCTCCCCGGAAGGCTATTTCCAGACACTATCCTGCAACTCCCACAACTTCAAAAACACCACCATAAACCACGATCTGCATTACATTACGTGGGACACTCCCCCAAAGCAGCATCCTCGATCTCTCGGCCTCAAAGATTACAGAAAAATGGTCCAGAGTAACAGACCCTTTGCTCGAAAGTTCAAGAAAAACGATCCGGTTCTCGACATGATTGATCGTGAGCTG
The sequence above is a segment of the Primulina tabacum isolate GXHZ01 chromosome 6, ASM2559414v2, whole genome shotgun sequence genome. Coding sequences within it:
- the LOC142549501 gene encoding uncharacterized protein LOC142549501 gives rise to the protein MDCALNIAPSSICSLASSSNYQGNRRSSRLIQKIVCEKHKNDPASRSFSASSRIQTVPRAIGNVHRQRSNLESLFCYDKPIPEEIIETPIGLSIVEKNIGDNPRCAICEAKGAVLCTTCLGSGLYVDSILESQGIIVKVRCLGCGGTGNTMCSDCGGRGHL
- the LOC142549502 gene encoding beta-glucuronosyltransferase GlcAT14A, encoding MDAKILMVSFTLTSLLFFLLYTTTKQAHPITIFRPAKTLIVPKHENPYPVSFAYLISASEGDTMKLKRLMLALYHPGNHYLIHLDSSAPEEEHQEIARFVSSNRVFGEVGNVWVVEKANLVTYRGPTMLATTLHAMAMLLRTAKWDWFINLSASDYPLVTQDDLIHAFSNLPKDLNFIQHSSHLGWKMNKRGKPIIMDPGLHSVNKSEIWWVIKQRSLPTAFKLYTGSAWTILSRSLAEYCIIGWDNLPRTLLLYYTNFVSSPEGYFQTLSCNSHNFKNTTINHDLHYITWDTPPKQHPRSLGLKDYRKMVQSNRPFARKFKKNDPVLDMIDRELLKRGKKQFAFGGWCSDTNGCRELMAEGYGVLRNGAGSERLRILLKRLVSGGNSNKIRRCR
- the LOC142549499 gene encoding putative arabinosyltransferase ARAD1, with the translated sequence MKLKMVLTHKSLFVLFLMTSALLVLSRLLVLRSNGRPLSFDLSILPNSKLLAMAENEHHNKSPLISASKGEKKETKNDISRKSDSNRQVLKVFMYDLPSEFHFSLLGWKRKRKSVWPNIRAGVPEYPGGLNLQHSIEYWLTLDLLNSEFADNLGCRSAIRVHNSSQADVVFVPFFSSISYNRYSKLKPGQKSINNFLQQKLVQFLTEQEEWKRYGGKDHIIVAHHPNSLLGARTKLWPAMFILADFGRYPSTVANVEKDVIAPYRHMIRSYVNDSSGFDSRPTLLYFQGAIYRKDGGMIRQELFYMLQNEKDVHFSFGSAQKNGVDEASQGMHSSKFCLNIAGDTPSSNRLFDAIASHCVPVVISDEIELPYEDVLNYSEFCVFVRTSDALKENFLLNLIKNISREEWTRMWKRLKEVERFFEFRYPSQDQDAVQMIWQAFLRKVPAVKREIHKSRRFTRTTLPAEGLMSFHVPNFFRNS
- the LOC142549500 gene encoding cation/calcium exchanger 1-like, which codes for MEYFKLTPKHRNPAISLFLGLSFLFLISFFVVSNYSDQSKNPISIAFHHLQNHQKTGESSDSCTGFQSFADYRSKCAYVRTHGSCSGEGYFNYLEIFYCTCSDTPVLGYAILCLSLVVLFCVLGNTTAEYFCPSVENLSRLLKLPPTIAGTTLLPLGNGANDVFSSIISFMHSGAGEVGLNGVLGGALFVSCFVVGVLSILISSRHVKVDETSFVRDILFFLFTLCCLLMLTIFGRVTLWSAVCFVCIYILYIAVVSAMHYFYSKNTRVVINPPVLDEFGATATSPLLGYVDEEKGCHVSKKQGVQSGVHVPILTGILSSNSSPTCSNFWKWAVYILELPLFLPMRLTIPVVSEEKWSKPFAVCSVTLAPILLATIWNTTEVAASAEACLPVCVSASLIGILLGNLTLFFTNKSGPPKRFLFLWLAGGFLMSITWAYVLAEELVSLLISLASIIGISPSILGLTVLAWGNSIGDLIANLTLALKGGPDGAQIAISGCYAGPLFNTLIGLGLSLVFAAWSEFPSGYVIPKSSDLYETLGFLMAGLLWALVILSKNNMELEKCLGIGLLAIYFCFLFLKLVMGV